The Mus musculus strain C57BL/6J chromosome 2, GRCm38.p6 C57BL/6J genome has a window encoding:
- the Olfr1163 gene encoding olfactory receptor 1163 has product MVPLEINVSVEINFVLLGFTDYPNLQIPLFLIFLFMYIITVVGNLGMTVLINIDHKFHTPMYFFLSHLSFVDFCYSTIITPKLLENLVLADKTILYFSCMLQYFLSCVALVSESYLLAVMAYDRFVAICNPLLYTVAMSPRLCILLVTGSYIWSTFETLILLCYALQLKFSRFNVINHFFCEYTALIVVSSSDIHIPSLLLFCFATFNEVSTLLIILTSYVLIFVTVLKIKSASGRRKAFSTCASHLTAITIFHGTILSLYCVPNSKNSRNAVKVASVFYAVVNPLLNPLIYSLRNKDVKEVFQKLVSTSLKFQLH; this is encoded by the coding sequence ATGGTGCCACTGGAAATAAATGTGAGTGTGGAGATTAACTTTGTCCTGTTGGGCTTCACAGACTACCCTAACCTTCAGATTCCCCTTTTCCTAATCTTTCTCTTTATGTACATCATCACTGTAGTGGGAAACCTTGGCATGACAGTGCTCATCAATATTGACCACAAGTTCCACACTCCAATGTACTTCTTCCTTAGCCACCTTTCCTTTGTTGACTTCTGCTACTCAACCATCATCACACCCAAGCTGCTTGAAAACTTGGTCCTGGCTGATAAAACTATACTTTACTTCAGCTGCATGTTGCAGTACTTCCTGTCCTGTGTGGCTCTGGTGTCTGAGTCCTACTTACTAGCAGTTATGGCTTATGATCGCTTCGTGGCCATCTGTAATCCCTTGCTGTATACTGTGGCCATGTCACCGAGGCTGTGCATCCTGCTTGTGACTGGGTCATATATCTGGAGTACCTTTGAAACATTGATTCTCCTTTGCTATGCTCTGCAGCTAAAGTTTTCAAGATTTAATGTAATCAACCACTTCTTCTGTGAATATACTGCCCTCATTGTTGTCTCTAGTTCTGATATACACATTCCCAGCCTGCTACTCTTCTGTTTTGCAACCTTCAATGAAGTGAGTACACTCCTGATCATTCTCACTTCTTATGTGTTAATTTTTGTGACggtattaaaaattaaatctgcTAGTGGACGTCGCAAAGCCTTCTCTACCTGTGCCTCCCACTTGACTGCCATCACTATTTTTCATGGAACCATACTTTCCCTGTACTGTGTACCGAACTCCAAAAATTCTAGGAATGCCGTCAAAGTAGCCTCGGTCTTTTATGCAGTTGTCAACCCCTTGCTTAACCCTCTTATCTACAGCTTGAGAAACAAGGATGTGAAAGAGGTTTTTCAGAAATTAGTGAGCACTTCACTGAAGTTCCaacttcactga